The Bombyx mori chromosome 14, ASM3026992v2 DNA segment ctatgtaatacaaaaaatacactTTCTGTGCCTctagcattgttgacgtccttGACTGACAgacaccactcaccatcggatGGGCCGTAtcttcgtctgcctacaaaatcaataaacaaaatataccaacattttcaactataaaatatttttttgtgtatctcaggaatgtggacaagataggactatcaTAACAAATTATGCCAAATTATCCTAAGTCTAAGGCAATTGTGCAGTGTAGGATAGTGAttgtttaaattcatattatggtaaatatggtagtgtcgacaattgttgttttttatattgttggttatcaatatgtgtaattttcagatgcctgatgaaggtctaataaaagaccgaaacgttgctaaaataataatgtaatttgttatgatagtcctatcttgtccacattcctgagatacacaaaaaaatattttataataattatggacgacaatattgataatagtAATTTTCAACtatgtacgattttttttattacaaatagttGCAACTGAATACCTTGCATAACAATAATGAAGCAAGTTAAAAAGAAACCGGTCTTTGTTCGAGGTATGTAACTTAGAATGCACCTGCCAAAGAAACAAACGTTATCGTATTGCTTTCTTTACCGAAAGCAAACAAAAGCCGATTGTTTCTTCGTGGTgtataaaacaattttctttCAAATAACCAAACAATACTCCGCTCGGTTTTGGGTAATATCGTATTTCAGATTTTAGTAACGGCGAATGAGATTTATATGATGTGTCTGcattgaattgaaattaaagTTTGCCTAGAATCtttgtatgaaaaatgaaaagtgagttttagatttaatttttttttcaatgaaaattcattccgtacttttttttattttcttcgattttcgcgaatcattcgtataataaaaattaattttacgattttccTTAATGCCTTGAAAATATTCTTAATTAGGACagctctttttgtttttttttaacgcatacataaaatacataataagttttactaCGATACATATAACTAATAACAAATGCTTATATGCTTTATATGTTTTTGTATTTGATGATTTATAAATGATATCTTATTTGTTTTACGCTAGATCTAATATGTGGGTTTAGCCACGTCATGTTAAATGGTAACCagcagacatcacaacgtgtataccaccacccaccttgagacataaggtcgGAGCCTCAGTTATATGACGTCAGTTAAGCCTGAACGCATATCTGCTCTACAGCAGATATTGCAGGAAAACGGTACCTAGAAAACGCACTACCAGTACTTACGCAATTAGGTTATATATGTAGAAGACATTATTGCTGTATCGTAAAACattttcgtgaacatttgttgagtatttcttagaaataattgaAACCGCAGTACGGGTACACCGGTGGGCGTTATAAAGTACTATAGCtccaataaaataacataaattatattgcgaataacaaatttaaatttttttattcaaaagtcACTGTAAATTCAACTATTTTACATCTTCAAACTTTATAAGTAAAAACTTTTACAAATAATTGTCTCTTCGATTCGATcacaattttaatttgaattcttCACTCTGCAGACGCGATACAAAAggaatctcttttttttttctaatgaaagaaACGTCAAAGCTTGTCAGAgtattttttctaaagaaagttttaattaatttccttTGTAGTAGTCCAAGGGAACTTTGATATGAATAATCATTCGGAGGCATTTatagttttgtatttatattcgaagtatttaaaaaaaaagaaaatattataaaaaaatgttttttgttaaaaacttgATCAATATATAATGCGTACTACCGGAAGTAAGTATGTTAAGGTTAAATAATTGTATGTTTAAGATAAGGTATGTAACATaaggtgtgttttttttatataaaaaggtATGTATAGTCACAAATATTTAAACGATTTTACAAACATTCCAGAAATACTCATCATTCTGCTCTCATCAGTAGCCTTAATGTCTTATGGCTATAATACCAAACTGTTCTCCCACAGTCTTGGCTCCGAACCATCTCTCTCGATACTCTATGCGAGAGATAAAAAAAGCGATAAAGTCACCAACGAATGTCTCATGGAAATGTACCCTAAAAACCTTTACAAATATCCGCTTCGCATAGATCGTAACGACATTCCATGCATCATACATTGCGTGCTCAAAAAATTCGGTATTATAAGCAATGACGGCTTCATAAACATCAAGAATTATTATCGAAGGGTCCAAGCGATACACAGATACGACCCGAGGATATTGATATCGGATGTCGGCGAAACATGCGCACAGAATATCAACGGAATGAATTTGGACCACGATGTATGTAAGAAAGCCAAAGTCTTCAACGATTGCACGCAGCTTTATGCGATATCTTACAGAGAGCCTGAAGACTGGTAGCAAAATGATTGAGTAACTCAAATACATATCGAAGATTCCAGAGAAAAACTATATATTGAACCACCTTGGGATAACGGAGCCACGAGTTTCCTAGTAAAAGCCTTTTGTATTCAACTTTTTATGTTCATAATAAAATCGATAAGCGTtctatttttattcttaattgCATTCTCCACGAAGCTTTCAAAGGAAAAATCCCCTTCAAGTCGTTCCtacttgataaataaattaatcattCAAAAGTTTTCCGATCCGAGAGGCCTTAGATATTTTCCTTATtgattaaatattctttgtaCATCAAAgacaagacaaaaaaaatctgaagtaggtatcttattttatttaccatttTGTATTTAGAACGTGACGTAGCATACTTGTCATGTCATGTTATTTCATTTAACTTTGCCATGTAAATTGAAGTGCGTGACAACTATTCTCCAACGCACCGATCTATCTAATTACTCACAACAAGTctgttttaaaacattaataaagagGATGttcttatattataaaataactactttaaatttctaaaagCTTATTACGATTAGCTCGATTAAAATTTAGCTTACGTTTCAAGGACGGTTAATATCTGGGCTAGTTctgtagaactttttttttttgatcaggAGGTAAGAAATCGCCggctcccaccctccactggggacggagGGCGaggtatgtcggagtcgaaccgactaaaacctcctgtcgctcaacaacccacgtccgagcctcgcatgagacagaactcatgaaaaggcaaaggggggagagtgaagcggaacacatctctcccatcaccctccccctcgggacgccgggccagcgatcgtcggcgctacgaccaccagccctctcggtagTTCTGCTGTACTAATTTGTATCTTAAAGAACGGTGTTCTCAAAAATAGTAAACGCTTCCGGTATGTAGAAGTATCTGATGCAACACGGAGACATTTTGTACTGCTGGTGTTGCTAGAGATGAGCAACTAGCTACTAATCGACAGCAAAAAATACCTCACTCCCAATATTTTAGTTCATACTGTCACTCAGAACATAAGCCAATTTTTCGTAAGCAAGTTACAAAAATCTATGCCGTCGAAATATACTTTATTTCAAACTAGTAAGTAACACTTTCTAAAAAAACTGAATTAACAATCGAAGTTTCCGTACCCTAATGGGGAAGACGCCCGCTGAACTCGTATTGACTGGTACTACTTTTTGGAGGTTCCTTTTCGACAGTGTCTACAAACGATACCCCACAATGAAATAtcattgttttataaaattaagcccgcttttttttcctacctatgccttgaaaggctatatcagcttttccttgacgtgtaggtgagctcacggtgctccaACCGAgtgtattgctaacactggcactagcaagagcattgc contains these protein-coding regions:
- the LOC110386328 gene encoding uncharacterized protein LOC110386328, producing the protein MEHETKPFGCTGPVSPIPNTGTLLCRRARPKRCTQASVINDAWLPVSTMHLTVEIVILLPMTISTSAVDNNTVPVRAREILIILLSSVALMSYGYNTKLFSHSLGSEPSLSILYARDKKSDKVTNECLMEMYPKNLYKYPLRIDRNDIPCIIHCVLKKFGIISNDGFINIKNYYRRVQAIHRYDPRILISDVGETCAQNINGMNLDHDVCKKAKVFNDCTQLYAISYREPEDW